From the Parcubacteria group bacterium genome, the window TCCCTTCGATAACCTATCTCTTTCATACTCCAACAGCGAGCAAATACTTGGTTTAAGCTCATGAGCAATGGAGAATCAACATAGATCGGCATCTCAGGGATTCTTCCTTCCAGCATCGCTACAGTTTTCTTAAGAATGCTTTCTTGAGGACGCTGAAAAGCAAAGACAGACTCGGTTATCTTTTGTCCTTTGTCATAGCATCGCTTGATTTCCGCGAAATACTGTTCATCATTATCTTCCCTGTTTGGATGCAACCGATTGCCATACACCGACTCAATAAAGAGATACTCGGGTTCTTCTTCGGGAATCCCAAGAGGAGGAAGAATGATATTGTCTTCCCTCCCAAGATCTCCGGTAAAGCAAAGGTTGCGAACTGTTTCTTTGTCTTTAATGCCTATGAGGACGCTAGCTCCGCCAAGAACATGAGCTGATGAGTAGAACTTCACTGTGATACCATGAGCAATCCGAACAGGAATTTCATAATCGAATCCTCCATTCTTGAACAGCTTGCGCCCGAGCATCTCTTCTACGTCTTTTCGATTGTACAAGATGAGATCCTTTTTTTCCGTTTCACTCTTCACTCGCCTTTTAATCCTATCAACTTCTTCTCGCATACGGTCGAGTTTTTCGAGTTTAATCTTTGCCTTGTTCCTACGCAACATCTTTGGCCTCGTTGCTTTCTCTTTGGCCTTTTGTCGCTGAAGGGCACGAACCCTCTTCTTATAATCCTGCTCTTGAATCTTTGCCGAATCTTCGGCTATCACCGGAAAGATGTCAACTGTGTGCTTGGTAGCAATGACCCCTCCTTCAAATCCATTCTTTGCTAGCCATACCAAGAGTCCGACATGGTCGTTGTGAACGTGAGTGATAACGACTACATCGATTTTTTGCGGATCTATTGACCGTATTGCCTGCATGTTGTACTTCTCGCTATTTTTCCCCTGAAAAAGCCCTGCATCAATCAAAATCCTGATCATTCTTTTCGCTTTCTGAACCTCAAGAAGCGTCATAGAACCCGTCAAGTTGTCTCCGCATAAACCTCCTAGGAATGTCACTCTGATCTTCATCCTCGATTTAGTTTCCACATGAACCTCCCTTTGGGTTATTTGGGTAATTTTAAAGGAGCAAGTCGAAAAACTTCCTCCTTATCGTTTCCTAATTTTAATATACACCTATTTCAAAAAATAGAAAGAGGCTATCACCACAGCCAGTCCCAACCGATACCAGAAGAAAATTGCATAACTGTATTTTTCGACAAATTTGAGTAAATATTTGATGGCCAGATAACCACTTAGAGCTGAGAAAAAAATTCCGATGATAATATTCAAATCAATTCCTTGCGAAAATA encodes:
- a CDS encoding MBL fold metallo-hydrolase, with the protein product METKSRMKIRVTFLGGLCGDNLTGSMTLLEVQKAKRMIRILIDAGLFQGKNSEKYNMQAIRSIDPQKIDVVVITHVHNDHVGLLVWLAKNGFEGGVIATKHTVDIFPVIAEDSAKIQEQDYKKRVRALQRQKAKEKATRPKMLRRNKAKIKLEKLDRMREEVDRIKRRVKSETEKKDLILYNRKDVEEMLGRKLFKNGGFDYEIPVRIAHGITVKFYSSAHVLGGASVLIGIKDKETVRNLCFTGDLGREDNIILPPLGIPEEEPEYLFIESVYGNRLHPNREDNDEQYFAEIKRCYDKGQKITESVFAFQRPQESILKKTVAMLEGRIPEMPIYVDSPLLMSLNQVFARCWSMKEIGYRRDIITFNPFMAEGKNKNPFLKYAETHEDSQALIRKKGQFMVMACSGMGTNGRIIYHYGYGLPREDFVFFILGYAVSETLNSKLARGEKVVEINKKSMEVRARIKVFLGDSGHGDADLLRGYARKTLRKKTTKGVFIVHGSKEGGAGLKRNIIGDLGGIWEKKIVIPERGQTFQL
- a CDS encoding undecaprenyl-diphosphate phosphatase; its protein translation is IGISQAIAIIPGVSRSGATITAGRACGMNRKDAARFSFLLSAPIIFGAAALKLPKLFSQGIDLNIIIGIFFSALSGYLAIKYLLKFVEKYSYAIFFWYRLGLAVVIASFYFLK